One window of Gilliamella sp. B3022 genomic DNA carries:
- the purD gene encoding phosphoribosylamine--glycine ligase: protein MKVLVIGNGGREHALAWKIAQSPLVSKVFVAPGNAGTALESGLENINIKATDVSGLLNFAQQEQIDLTIVGPEAPLVIGVVDSFQKAGLKIFGPTKSASQLEGSKAFTKDFLARHNIPTAEYQNFTEVEPALAYIHEKGAPIVIKADGLAAGKGVIVAMTLEEAEAAVKDMLAGNAFGDAGHRVVIEEFLEGEEASFIVMVDGKHVEPMATSQDHKRVGDGDTGLNTGGMGAYSPAPVVTDEVFANIMNQIIYPTVNGMAQEGNVYVGFLYAGLMIDKEGNPKVIEFNCRFGDPETQPIMMRLQSDLIKLCLAAVDGKLDTVKSKWDPRPALGIVMAAGGYPGDYNTQDEIIGLPTESSLDCKVFHAGTSFEKGQVFTNGGRVLCVTALGNTVLDAQQRAYQQVNNIRWHGCFYRHDIGYRAIEREKLDHRQ from the coding sequence ATGAAAGTATTAGTGATTGGTAATGGTGGGCGTGAACATGCGTTAGCTTGGAAAATAGCACAGTCTCCATTAGTATCTAAAGTCTTTGTCGCTCCTGGAAATGCAGGGACTGCACTTGAATCAGGTCTGGAAAATATTAATATTAAAGCCACGGACGTTAGTGGATTATTAAATTTTGCTCAGCAAGAACAAATTGATCTTACCATTGTTGGTCCTGAAGCACCTTTAGTTATTGGCGTTGTTGACAGTTTTCAAAAGGCGGGATTAAAAATCTTTGGTCCAACAAAATCGGCATCACAACTTGAAGGTTCGAAAGCCTTTACAAAAGATTTTTTAGCACGACATAACATCCCTACCGCTGAATATCAGAATTTTACTGAAGTCGAACCAGCTCTTGCTTATATACATGAGAAAGGCGCACCAATTGTGATTAAAGCGGATGGTTTAGCTGCGGGTAAAGGTGTTATTGTGGCGATGACACTTGAAGAAGCTGAAGCTGCTGTAAAAGATATGTTGGCTGGTAATGCTTTCGGTGATGCTGGGCATCGTGTGGTTATTGAGGAGTTTTTAGAAGGTGAAGAAGCCAGCTTCATTGTTATGGTTGATGGCAAACATGTCGAACCAATGGCAACTAGTCAAGATCATAAACGCGTTGGTGATGGTGATACTGGCCTTAATACTGGTGGTATGGGAGCATATTCCCCAGCACCGGTTGTGACCGATGAGGTTTTTGCTAACATCATGAATCAAATCATTTATCCAACCGTCAATGGTATGGCACAAGAAGGTAATGTGTATGTTGGATTTTTATATGCTGGTTTGATGATTGATAAAGAGGGAAATCCCAAGGTTATAGAATTTAACTGTCGCTTTGGTGATCCAGAAACCCAACCGATCATGATGCGTTTGCAATCAGATTTAATCAAATTATGTTTAGCTGCCGTTGATGGTAAATTAGATACCGTAAAATCAAAATGGGATCCTAGACCTGCACTCGGTATTGTAATGGCCGCAGGCGGTTACCCAGGCGACTATAATACGCAAGATGAAATCATTGGATTACCAACCGAATCCTCCTTAGATTGCAAAGTATTTCATGCCGGTACCAGTTTTGAAAAAGGGCAAGTATTTACTAATGGAGGACGCGTATTATGTGTTACCGCTTTAGGAAATACAGTATTAGATGCTCAACAACGTGCCTATCAGCAAGTGAATAATATACGTTGGCACGGTTGCTTTTATCGTCATGATATTGGTTATCGAGCTATTGAACGTGAAAAACTCGATCATAGACAGTAA